Proteins co-encoded in one Candidatus Hydrogenedentota bacterium genomic window:
- a CDS encoding glycosyltransferase family 39 protein codes for MNTADGHRLTRDDFAFFGLFALAKILISATTMYGYGYFRDEMYYIDCAKHLAWGYVDHPPLSIAILAVWRAVFGDSMLALRFPAILAGACSVVLAGLIAREMGGKRFAQGLACLCVLFAPIYLAMSTFFSMNAFDQMFWTLMAYVIVRMINRDDPRMWLWFGVVAGFGLLNKISVTFFGFGIVVAMLFTPHRKYFLNRYLWFGGAIAFLIFLPHLIWQVLNDWPTLEFTHNAAVYKNAPQGLVKFLLGQLLLLNPLAFPIWIGGLVFGLFCEGGKRYRWLSLAYVVVFLLLSLTYGKDYYLSPAYPMLFALGAISVERLSETRRVLRPIVATAVALSGIALLPLSAPVLPIETFLAYARATHIQPPRQELSHTDEIPQHFGDRFGWPEMVEFVAKAYDALPEADRAKCAIYADNYGEAAAINFFGSKYGLPRAISGHNNYFLWGPGDYTGEVVLVFNGEEAELTELFKEVKPLGVFTHPYAMHYENDSRLFLCRGIKAPFNEIWPSTKKFI; via the coding sequence GACTGCGCCAAGCATCTGGCGTGGGGGTATGTCGATCATCCGCCGTTGTCTATTGCGATACTTGCTGTGTGGCGAGCCGTGTTTGGGGACAGCATGCTCGCGTTGCGTTTCCCGGCGATCCTGGCGGGCGCATGTTCGGTAGTTCTGGCGGGACTCATTGCGCGCGAAATGGGTGGGAAGCGCTTTGCGCAAGGCTTGGCATGCCTGTGCGTGCTTTTCGCGCCGATCTATCTGGCCATGAGCACGTTCTTCTCGATGAACGCCTTCGATCAGATGTTTTGGACCCTAATGGCCTATGTGATCGTTCGCATGATCAACCGGGACGATCCGCGCATGTGGTTGTGGTTTGGCGTGGTCGCGGGATTCGGATTGCTGAACAAGATCAGCGTGACGTTCTTCGGTTTCGGCATTGTCGTGGCCATGTTGTTCACGCCGCATCGCAAGTATTTCCTGAACAGGTACCTGTGGTTCGGCGGTGCGATTGCGTTTCTCATCTTTCTGCCGCACCTGATTTGGCAGGTGTTGAATGACTGGCCCACCCTGGAATTCACTCACAATGCGGCCGTGTACAAGAACGCGCCTCAAGGTCTGGTGAAATTTCTTCTCGGGCAATTGCTGTTGCTGAACCCGCTCGCGTTTCCGATCTGGATTGGCGGGCTTGTGTTTGGACTCTTTTGTGAAGGCGGGAAGCGCTATCGGTGGTTGTCGCTTGCATATGTTGTCGTTTTTCTGCTGCTTTCGCTCACGTACGGCAAGGATTATTACCTGTCGCCCGCGTATCCCATGTTGTTCGCGCTGGGGGCGATTTCAGTCGAGCGTCTGTCCGAAACGCGCAGAGTGTTGCGTCCGATAGTTGCGACGGCGGTTGCGTTGTCGGGGATAGCGCTATTGCCGTTGTCGGCGCCGGTGCTGCCCATCGAGACGTTTCTGGCGTACGCGCGCGCCACGCACATTCAACCGCCGCGTCAGGAGTTGTCGCACACTGACGAGATTCCTCAGCATTTCGGAGATCGATTCGGTTGGCCGGAGATGGTCGAGTTCGTAGCCAAGGCCTATGACGCGTTGCCCGAAGCGGACCGAGCGAAATGCGCAATCTATGCGGACAACTACGGCGAGGCGGCCGCAATCAACTTCTTTGGTTCCAAGTACGGATTGCCGCGCGCAATCAGCGGACACAACAACTACTTTCTATGGGGGCCCGGCGATTACACGGGAGAGGTTGTGTTGGTGTTCAACGGCGAGGAAGCTGAACTTACCGAACTATTCAAGGAAGTGAAGCCGCTGGGAGTCTTCACGCATCCCTACGCGATGCACTACGAGAACGACTCCCGGCTCTTCTTGTGCCGGGGCATCAAGGCTCCTTTCAACGAGATTTGGCCATCCACGAAGAAGTTCATTTAA